One genomic window of [Clostridium] scindens ATCC 35704 includes the following:
- a CDS encoding 4Fe-4S dicluster domain-containing protein, with translation MMRGIDTTVRRLRRRVFEEVARLGFKANADTLNDDMEAIPYKMVNEETQKYRESVYRARAVVRERLRLAMGLSLRPENKPVHLTAGVEASNISDKYYEPPLMQVIPSACEACEERGYEVSNMCKGCLAHPCIEVCPKDAISMVGGKSYIDQDKCIKCGKCKSVCPYDAISKKERPCQKACGVGAIESDNMGRAHINNDKCVSCGMCMVSCPFGAISDKSQVFQLARALTEGDKIVAEIAPAFYGQFGDNITPRNLKAALHELGFCEVYEVALGADIGAIAEAHHYVNKVSTGELPFLLTSCCPSWAMLAKKQFPDLIDQVSQELTPMVATARTIKKEHPNARVVFIGPCAAKKLEAMRRSVRSDVDFVVTFEELQAMFDAKDIDLKEYEAESSFHDATGAGRGYAVAGGVAEAIEKCINEYYPGVDVNIEHAEGLAECKKILALAKAGKMNGCLIEGMGCPGGCVAGAGTNLQVAKAQKKVKEFVAGSSKKIPSKELEEIELK, from the coding sequence ATGATGAGAGGAATCGATACGACCGTCAGAAGATTAAGAAGAAGAGTATTCGAGGAAGTGGCAAGGCTTGGATTTAAAGCCAACGCTGACACGCTGAATGACGATATGGAAGCCATTCCATATAAGATGGTAAATGAAGAGACACAGAAATACAGAGAGAGCGTCTACCGCGCCCGTGCGGTCGTGCGCGAGCGTCTCCGGCTTGCCATGGGACTATCCCTGCGCCCGGAGAATAAGCCAGTACACCTGACCGCCGGCGTGGAGGCCAGCAATATATCCGACAAATATTATGAGCCCCCGCTTATGCAGGTAATTCCTTCTGCCTGCGAGGCCTGCGAGGAACGAGGGTACGAGGTCAGCAACATGTGCAAGGGCTGCCTCGCCCATCCCTGTATAGAGGTCTGCCCCAAAGACGCGATTTCCATGGTAGGGGGGAAATCCTACATAGATCAGGATAAATGCATCAAGTGCGGAAAGTGCAAGTCCGTCTGTCCCTACGATGCCATATCAAAGAAAGAACGTCCCTGTCAGAAGGCCTGCGGCGTAGGAGCCATCGAGTCGGACAACATGGGACGCGCCCATATCAATAATGACAAATGTGTTTCCTGTGGAATGTGCATGGTCAGTTGTCCATTTGGAGCCATTTCTGACAAGTCCCAGGTATTCCAGCTGGCAAGGGCATTGACGGAAGGGGACAAGATCGTGGCCGAGATCGCGCCTGCGTTCTACGGGCAATTCGGGGACAACATCACGCCAAGGAACTTAAAGGCCGCCCTTCACGAACTGGGCTTCTGCGAAGTGTATGAGGTAGCGCTGGGGGCGGACATCGGGGCGATAGCCGAGGCTCATCATTATGTGAATAAGGTTAGTACCGGAGAACTTCCGTTCCTGCTTACGTCCTGCTGCCCATCCTGGGCAATGCTGGCGAAAAAGCAGTTCCCGGATCTGATCGACCAAGTATCCCAGGAGTTGACGCCGATGGTAGCCACTGCCCGGACCATCAAAAAGGAACACCCGAACGCGCGGGTGGTATTCATCGGGCCATGCGCGGCCAAGAAACTGGAGGCAATGCGAAGAAGCGTCCGAAGCGACGTGGACTTCGTGGTGACCTTCGAAGAACTGCAGGCCATGTTCGATGCCAAGGATATCGACCTCAAAGAATACGAGGCAGAATCCTCCTTCCATGATGCCACCGGAGCAGGAAGAGGATACGCGGTGGCCGGGGGCGTTGCAGAGGCCATTGAAAAATGCATCAACGAATACTATCCCGGTGTGGACGTTAATATCGAGCATGCGGAAGGGCTTGCCGAGTGTAAGAAGATCCTGGCTCTTGCAAAGGCAGGCAAGATGAATGGATGCCTGATCGAAGGCATGGGATGCCCGGGCGGCTGTGTCGCGGGAGCCGGAACCAACCTCCAGGTGGCGAAGGCTCAGAAGAAGGTAAAGGAATTCGTGGCCGGCTCATCGAAGAAAATACCGTCCAAAGAATTAGAAGAAATTGAATTAAAGTAA
- the spoIVB gene encoding SpoIVB peptidase — translation MRKYWYRRILIMIVTFTVAVGGGYYLIEAKHSQLRQEVSAGTSSRNMVIPGGMPIGIYLETQGVMVLGTDAVTAMDGMEYEPASHLVKAGDYIVGLDEEEISSKSQLVDAMKKIDKDEVVLKVRRSEDLIDIKLKPVRCSSKDYKLGIWVRDNAQGLGTITFLNADSQFGALGHGIHDVDTNTLLEINDGTVYETSIKDIQKGVNGTPGGMEGIIVYNNYNVLGSITKNTDCGIFGKIDRIDALFTDQTPMETASTDEIEEGPATIRCAVEGEVKDYEIHITKVDKHTDELNKGLVIEVTDKKLLEVTGGIVQGMSGSPIMQNGKIVGAVTHVFVQDSTKGYGIFIENMLKNVTLS, via the coding sequence ATGAGGAAATACTGGTACCGGAGAATCTTGATCATGATCGTTACATTTACGGTTGCAGTGGGAGGAGGCTACTACCTGATTGAAGCCAAGCACAGCCAGCTGCGACAGGAAGTAAGCGCCGGGACATCATCCAGAAATATGGTGATCCCAGGAGGCATGCCCATCGGCATATATTTGGAGACTCAGGGCGTCATGGTGCTTGGCACGGACGCGGTGACAGCCATGGACGGCATGGAGTATGAGCCTGCCTCCCACCTGGTTAAGGCAGGGGATTACATCGTGGGCCTGGATGAGGAAGAAATCAGCAGCAAGTCGCAATTAGTGGATGCAATGAAGAAGATTGACAAAGATGAAGTAGTACTCAAGGTGCGCCGCTCAGAGGATCTGATCGACATCAAGCTAAAGCCGGTCAGATGCAGTTCCAAAGATTACAAGTTGGGCATATGGGTCAGGGACAATGCCCAGGGACTTGGCACCATTACATTCCTGAATGCGGACAGCCAGTTCGGGGCGCTGGGACATGGGATTCATGATGTGGATACCAATACGCTGCTGGAGATTAACGACGGCACCGTGTACGAGACCAGCATCAAAGATATCCAGAAGGGCGTAAACGGCACGCCGGGAGGGATGGAAGGAATCATAGTCTATAACAATTATAATGTGCTTGGAAGCATAACCAAGAATACGGACTGCGGCATCTTCGGAAAGATCGACCGCATTGACGCACTGTTTACAGACCAGACGCCTATGGAGACGGCATCCACAGACGAGATCGAGGAAGGGCCTGCGACAATTCGTTGCGCCGTTGAAGGAGAAGTGAAGGATTATGAGATTCATATTACAAAAGTCGACAAGCATACAGATGAGCTCAACAAAGGGCTCGTCATAGAAGTCACGGACAAGAAACTCCTTGAAGTTACAGGCGGAATCGTACAAGGCATGAGCGGAAGCCCAATCATGCAGAATGGGAAAATCGTGGGCGCGGTTACGCATGTTTTCGTCCAGGACTCTACGAAGGGATATGGCATTTTTATTGAAAATATGTTGAAAAATGTCACTTTGTCATAA
- the alaS gene encoding alanine--tRNA ligase: protein MQKYGVNELRKMFLEFFESKGHLAMKSFSLVPHNDKSLLLINSGMAPLKPYFTGQEIPPSKRVTTCQKCIRTGDIENVGKTARHGTFFEMLGNFSFGDYFKKESIRWTWEFLTDVVGLDPDRLYPSVYLDDDEAWEIWNKDIGIPAERIFRFGKEDNFWEHGSGPCGPCSEVYYDRGEKYGCGSPDCTVGCECDRYMEIWNNVFTQFDNDGNNNYTELEQKNIDTGMGLERLACIVQEVDSMFDIDTMKALRDHVCRLAHAEYGRDEETDVSLRVITDHIRSVTFMISDGIMPSNEGRGYVLRRLLRRACRHGRLLDIPGEFLVELAQNVIEGSKDGYPELEEKKEFIFKVIAKEEEQFNKTIDQGLSILSDMVAETEKKGEKTLDGQNAFKLYDTYGFPLDLTKEILEEKGMSVDEKGFKEAMEIQRKTAREAREVTNYMGADVTVYESIDPSITTEFVGYDNLSYESEVTVLATDTELVDALSDGERGTIFVEKTPFYATSGGQEADKGIIRTADGEFIVEDVVKLMGGKFGHIGHVSKGMIKVGDKAALEVDTDNRMLSANNHSATHLLHKALRMVLGNHVEQAGSSVNADRLRFDFTHFSALTEEELKKVEAIVNEQIMNCLNVKVQNMPIEEAKKTGAAALFGEKYGSIVRVVSMGDFSIEFCGGTHVANTGVITAFKILSETGVAAGVRRIEALTSKGLLKYYDELEEKLHEAAKLLKAAPDKLTDKISHLQAENKALHSEVESLKSKLAQDAMGDVMDQVVEVKGVKLLATKVEDVDMNGLRDLGDQLKKKLGEGIIVIASATDGKVSLMATATKGAIDKGAHAGNLIKAIAGLVGGGGGGRPNMAQAGGKNPAGMDEAIAKAAEVLEGQLA, encoded by the coding sequence ATGCAGAAATACGGAGTAAATGAATTAAGAAAGATGTTTCTTGAATTTTTCGAGAGCAAGGGACATCTGGCAATGAAAAGTTTTTCGCTGGTGCCCCACAATGATAAGAGTCTGTTGCTGATCAACTCAGGCATGGCGCCGCTGAAGCCATATTTTACCGGACAAGAGATTCCGCCGAGCAAGCGGGTGACCACTTGCCAGAAGTGCATCCGCACCGGGGACATTGAGAATGTAGGAAAGACGGCCCGTCATGGCACGTTTTTTGAGATGCTTGGGAACTTTTCGTTCGGAGATTACTTTAAGAAGGAGTCTATCCGCTGGACGTGGGAATTCCTTACGGATGTCGTCGGACTGGATCCGGACAGGCTCTATCCCTCCGTGTATCTGGATGATGATGAGGCATGGGAGATCTGGAATAAGGACATTGGAATCCCGGCCGAGAGAATCTTCCGGTTCGGAAAGGAAGATAATTTCTGGGAGCATGGCTCAGGCCCCTGCGGACCATGTTCCGAAGTATACTATGACAGAGGGGAAAAATATGGCTGCGGCAGCCCTGACTGTACGGTGGGCTGCGAATGCGACCGTTATATGGAGATCTGGAACAATGTCTTTACGCAGTTCGACAATGATGGCAATAACAATTACACGGAATTGGAACAGAAGAATATAGATACCGGTATGGGGCTGGAACGTCTGGCCTGTATCGTGCAGGAAGTAGACTCCATGTTCGACATTGACACCATGAAAGCCTTAAGGGATCATGTCTGCCGACTGGCCCATGCCGAATATGGCAGGGATGAAGAGACGGATGTCTCCCTGCGTGTCATCACCGACCATATCCGTTCCGTAACCTTTATGATCTCTGACGGAATCATGCCTTCCAACGAGGGCCGTGGATATGTGCTAAGGCGTCTCCTGAGGCGTGCCTGCAGGCACGGAAGGCTGCTTGACATTCCGGGAGAGTTCTTGGTTGAACTGGCACAGAATGTGATTGAAGGCTCCAAGGATGGATATCCCGAACTGGAAGAGAAAAAGGAATTTATCTTCAAGGTAATTGCCAAGGAAGAAGAGCAGTTTAACAAGACCATTGATCAGGGACTGTCCATTCTGTCCGATATGGTGGCGGAGACAGAGAAAAAGGGGGAAAAGACCCTGGATGGCCAGAATGCGTTCAAACTTTATGATACCTACGGATTCCCGCTGGATCTGACGAAGGAGATCTTGGAAGAGAAGGGAATGTCTGTCGATGAAAAAGGCTTCAAAGAAGCCATGGAAATCCAGAGGAAGACAGCCCGCGAGGCCCGTGAAGTCACCAACTATATGGGGGCGGACGTGACGGTATACGAGTCCATCGATCCTAGCATTACCACGGAATTCGTCGGCTATGACAATCTTTCTTATGAGTCCGAAGTTACGGTGCTCGCCACGGATACGGAACTGGTAGACGCGCTTTCGGATGGCGAGCGGGGAACTATCTTTGTGGAGAAGACCCCGTTCTATGCCACCAGCGGCGGCCAGGAGGCGGATAAGGGAATCATCCGCACCGCGGACGGCGAATTCATCGTGGAGGATGTGGTAAAGCTTATGGGCGGCAAATTCGGCCATATCGGCCATGTATCAAAGGGCATGATAAAGGTTGGAGACAAAGCAGCGCTGGAAGTGGATACGGATAACCGGATGCTTTCTGCCAATAACCACAGCGCGACCCATCTTCTTCACAAGGCGCTGCGCATGGTCCTGGGCAATCATGTAGAGCAGGCCGGATCCTCCGTCAATGCGGACAGGCTGCGTTTTGACTTTACGCATTTTTCTGCCCTTACGGAGGAAGAATTAAAGAAGGTGGAAGCAATCGTTAATGAGCAGATCATGAACTGCCTGAACGTAAAGGTTCAGAACATGCCCATCGAGGAGGCGAAAAAGACTGGCGCGGCTGCGCTTTTCGGAGAGAAATACGGCAGCATCGTCCGCGTGGTAAGCATGGGAGACTTTTCCATCGAATTCTGCGGCGGCACACATGTGGCGAATACAGGCGTCATTACTGCCTTCAAGATTCTTTCCGAGACAGGTGTCGCAGCAGGCGTTCGAAGGATTGAGGCATTGACATCCAAAGGACTTTTAAAATATTATGACGAACTGGAAGAGAAACTTCACGAGGCAGCGAAACTGTTAAAGGCCGCCCCGGATAAACTGACAGATAAGATTTCCCATCTTCAGGCGGAAAATAAAGCGCTCCACAGCGAGGTGGAGAGTTTAAAGAGCAAGCTTGCCCAGGATGCCATGGGAGATGTGATGGACCAGGTCGTAGAGGTCAAAGGCGTCAAACTCCTTGCGACAAAGGTGGAGGATGTGGACATGAATGGCCTGCGCGACCTTGGAGACCAGCTGAAGAAAAAACTAGGCGAAGGCATCATCGTGATCGCGTCAGCAACCGACGGAAAAGTAAGCCTGATGGCCACAGCTACTAAGGGAGCCATCGACAAGGGAGCCCATGCAGGAAACCTTATTAAGGCAATTGCCGGCCTTGTAGGCGGTGGCGGCGGCGGACGCCCGAACATGGCCCAGGCTGGCGGCAAGAATCCTGCAGGCATGGATGAAGCAATCGCGAAAGCCGCAGAAGTTCTGGAAGGCCAGCTGGCGTAA
- the glgA gene encoding glycogen synthase GlgA, producing MKKILFAASEAVPFIKTGGLADVVGSLPKYFDKEKYDVRVMLPKYMCMKEEWKEKLSYHTHFYMDLNWRKQYVGILELEYDGITFYFIDNEYYFNGFAPYGDMYADIEKFAFFSKAVLSALPVIGFRPDIIHCHDWQAGLIPVYLDNFRYGDEYYRGIKTIMTIHNLKFQGTWDTKRVRDITGLPQYYFAPDKLEAYKDANYLKGGIVYADRITTVSNSYAEEIKTPFYGEKLEGLMNARSNCLSGIVNGIDYEDYDPATDTHIEKNYTCDSFRREKIKNKIALQKELNLEQDHHIIMLGIVSRLTDQKGFDLIAYVMDELCQDAVQIVALGTGDEKYENMFRHFAWKYPGKVSANIYYSEALSHKIYASCDAFLMPSLFEPCGLSQLMSLRYGTVPIVRETGGLKDTVEPYNEYEKTGTGFSFMNYNAHEMLATIRYAERIYYDKKRDWNKIVERGMNQDFSWKNSAKQYEELYDGI from the coding sequence ATGAAAAAAATACTTTTTGCGGCTTCGGAGGCGGTTCCGTTTATAAAGACAGGAGGACTTGCCGACGTTGTTGGTTCTTTACCAAAATATTTCGACAAAGAAAAATATGATGTACGGGTTATGCTGCCTAAGTACATGTGCATGAAGGAAGAATGGAAAGAAAAACTGAGTTACCATACGCATTTTTATATGGATTTAAATTGGAGAAAACAATACGTAGGAATTTTGGAATTAGAGTACGATGGAATTACGTTCTATTTTATAGATAATGAATACTATTTTAATGGATTTGCGCCATATGGCGATATGTACGCGGATATCGAGAAGTTCGCGTTCTTCTCAAAAGCGGTTTTGAGCGCCCTCCCGGTAATCGGCTTTCGGCCGGACATCATTCACTGCCATGACTGGCAGGCAGGACTAATACCGGTATATCTGGATAATTTCCGCTATGGGGATGAGTATTACCGGGGGATCAAGACGATCATGACCATACATAACCTGAAGTTCCAGGGGACATGGGATACCAAGAGGGTAAGAGATATTACGGGACTTCCGCAGTATTATTTTGCGCCTGACAAGCTGGAAGCGTACAAGGATGCCAATTACCTGAAGGGCGGCATCGTGTATGCGGACCGGATCACCACGGTGAGCAACTCCTATGCAGAAGAGATAAAGACTCCGTTCTACGGGGAGAAACTGGAGGGCCTTATGAATGCCCGCTCGAACTGCCTGTCCGGCATTGTGAACGGAATTGACTATGAAGATTACGACCCTGCCACGGATACCCACATCGAGAAAAACTATACATGTGACAGTTTCCGGAGGGAGAAGATAAAGAATAAGATCGCGCTTCAAAAGGAATTGAACCTGGAGCAGGATCATCACATTATAATGCTTGGAATCGTGTCCAGGCTCACGGATCAGAAGGGGTTTGACCTGATCGCCTATGTGATGGATGAACTTTGCCAGGATGCAGTTCAGATCGTGGCGCTTGGAACAGGAGATGAAAAGTACGAAAATATGTTCCGGCATTTTGCATGGAAATATCCGGGCAAGGTATCGGCGAATATCTATTATTCAGAGGCTTTGTCCCATAAGATATACGCTTCCTGCGACGCATTCCTGATGCCGTCTCTGTTCGAGCCTTGCGGCTTAAGCCAATTGATGAGCCTTCGTTACGGCACCGTGCCGATCGTCAGGGAGACCGGCGGGCTCAAGGATACGGTAGAGCCATACAATGAATATGAAAAGACCGGCACAGGATTCAGTTTCATGAACTATAATGCCCATGAGATGCTGGCAACGATCCGCTATGCGGAGCGCATTTACTATGATAAGAAGCGTGACTGGAACAAGATTGTGGAACGCGGCATGAATCAGGATTTCTCATGGAAGAATTCCGCAAAGCAATATGAGGAATTATACGATGGCATTTAA
- the metF gene encoding methylenetetrahydrofolate reductase [NAD(P)H], protein MKIRDILKDNSPHVSFEVFPPKTDAGYEGVRAATEKIAALRPSFISVTYGAGGGTSRNTVRIASQIKNDLGVTSLAHLTCVSSTKDEVHGVIGQLKEQGIENILALRGDIPADGEFPLPNHYRYACELVEDIKSQGDFCIGAACYPEGHVEAAHKKDDIMNLKHKVDCGVDFLTTQMFFDNNILYNFLYRIREKGITVPVLPGIMPVTSAKQMKRICDLSGTVLPERFRAILDRFGEDPDAMKQAGIVYATDQIIDLIANGLNHIHIYSMNKPEVAEAIIGNLSTIIKA, encoded by the coding sequence ATGAAGATAAGAGATATACTGAAAGATAACTCTCCCCATGTATCCTTCGAGGTATTTCCGCCTAAGACGGATGCCGGCTATGAAGGAGTGAGAGCGGCAACGGAGAAGATCGCGGCGCTTAGGCCCTCTTTCATAAGCGTGACTTATGGAGCGGGCGGAGGCACCAGCAGAAATACGGTTAGGATTGCCTCGCAGATCAAGAACGACCTTGGCGTTACAAGCCTGGCCCATCTTACCTGCGTATCGTCCACCAAGGATGAGGTGCACGGGGTGATCGGGCAGTTAAAAGAGCAGGGCATTGAGAATATTCTGGCACTTAGGGGCGATATTCCGGCGGACGGGGAGTTCCCTCTGCCAAACCATTACAGATACGCCTGCGAGCTGGTAGAGGATATTAAGAGCCAGGGGGATTTCTGCATTGGAGCGGCATGCTATCCGGAAGGACATGTTGAGGCGGCTCATAAGAAAGACGATATTATGAATCTGAAGCACAAGGTGGACTGCGGGGTGGATTTCCTCACGACACAGATGTTTTTCGACAATAATATCCTGTATAATTTCTTATACCGGATCCGGGAAAAAGGGATCACGGTTCCGGTGCTTCCAGGCATCATGCCGGTTACCAGTGCAAAGCAGATGAAGCGCATCTGCGATCTGTCCGGTACCGTCCTGCCTGAGAGATTCCGCGCGATCCTGGACCGCTTCGGGGAGGATCCGGATGCGATGAAGCAGGCAGGGATCGTATATGCCACGGATCAGATAATTGACCTGATAGCAAATGGGTTGAACCATATACATATTTACTCCATGAATAAGCCGGAAGTAGCAGAGGCGATCATCGGCAATCTTTCTACAATTATAAAGGCATAG
- a CDS encoding homocysteine S-methyltransferase family protein, with product MILERLGKELLYFDGGMGTLLQSKGLKPGELPEVWNIEHADEVVDIHRQYFEAGSDIVLANTFGANALKFHDASYDLKEIVNAAIENVKKGASLGADAGRRTYTALDVGPTGKLLKPMGDLGFEDAYEAFREVMKYGEEAGADLIHIETMSDTYEVKAAVLAAKETTDLPVFATMIFDEKGKLLTGGDVPSVVALLEGLRVDALGINCGMGPEQMLPILEEILAYTSLPVIVKPNAGLPKQKDGQVYYDVDPDQFAQTMEKIVHMGACVIGGCCGTTPGHIRAMVERTKGLSVILPSHKDLTIVSSYGKAVMLGEKPVIIGERINPTGKKKFKQALKDHDLDYILKEGITQQDKGAHILDVNVGLPDIDEAAMMQEVVTQLQSVTSLPLQIDTVDAKAMETAMRIYNGKPMVNSVNGKKESMDEVFPLIRKYGGVVIGLTIDEDGIPQTAEGRVKVAGKIIEEAGKYGIDKKDIVIDVLAMTISSEPEGAKVTLDALKGVREAYGVRTVLGVSNISFGLPYRPAINSNFYTMAMQNGLSAGIINPSSEDMMRSYYSFLALMNYDSNCEAYIRQYGSQPVPPAASSGSRMTLKEAIEKGLKEEAHHATRTLLKEQEPLSIINQYLIPALDVVGKGFEKGTIFLPQLLMSADAAKIAFAVLKDELAKSGGDMEKKDKIILATVKGDIHDIGKNIVKVLLENYSFDVIDLGKDVPPKTIVETAIKEEVSLVGLSALMTTTVTSMEETIRLLRKHKPDCKVMVGGAVLNQDYADMIGADFYGKDAMQSVYYAQRFFGHE from the coding sequence ATGATATTAGAACGACTGGGAAAAGAACTACTATATTTTGACGGAGGAATGGGCACCCTGCTTCAGTCTAAGGGTCTGAAGCCCGGCGAGCTTCCGGAAGTATGGAATATCGAGCACGCGGACGAGGTGGTGGATATCCACCGTCAGTATTTTGAAGCCGGAAGCGATATCGTGCTGGCCAATACGTTTGGCGCCAACGCATTGAAGTTCCACGATGCCTCCTATGATTTAAAAGAGATTGTCAATGCGGCGATCGAAAATGTCAAGAAAGGCGCTTCCCTGGGGGCAGACGCTGGCAGGAGGACTTATACGGCGCTGGATGTGGGGCCCACCGGAAAACTGTTAAAGCCCATGGGAGACTTGGGATTTGAGGATGCCTATGAGGCCTTCCGGGAAGTAATGAAGTATGGGGAAGAGGCGGGAGCCGATCTGATCCATATTGAGACTATGAGCGATACCTACGAGGTTAAGGCGGCCGTGCTGGCAGCGAAAGAAACTACGGATCTTCCCGTATTTGCCACGATGATCTTCGATGAGAAGGGCAAGCTTCTGACCGGAGGCGATGTGCCATCCGTTGTCGCCCTGCTGGAAGGCCTTCGGGTGGATGCGCTTGGAATCAATTGTGGAATGGGGCCAGAGCAGATGCTTCCCATTCTGGAAGAGATTCTTGCCTATACGTCCCTTCCCGTCATTGTCAAGCCCAATGCAGGGCTTCCGAAGCAAAAGGATGGACAGGTCTATTATGACGTGGATCCGGATCAGTTCGCCCAGACGATGGAAAAGATTGTCCATATGGGAGCCTGCGTCATTGGAGGCTGCTGTGGGACGACGCCCGGGCATATCCGCGCCATGGTCGAAAGAACGAAAGGACTGTCCGTTATCCTTCCATCCCACAAAGATCTGACCATCGTATCTTCTTACGGGAAGGCGGTCATGCTGGGAGAGAAGCCGGTCATCATCGGAGAGCGGATCAATCCTACCGGGAAGAAGAAGTTCAAGCAGGCGCTAAAGGATCATGATCTGGATTATATCCTGAAGGAAGGAATCACGCAGCAGGATAAGGGCGCCCACATATTAGACGTGAATGTGGGGCTGCCGGATATCGACGAGGCTGCCATGATGCAGGAGGTAGTGACACAGCTCCAAAGCGTGACCAGCCTGCCGCTCCAGATTGATACCGTTGACGCAAAGGCTATGGAAACTGCCATGCGGATCTACAATGGAAAGCCTATGGTAAATTCCGTCAACGGGAAGAAGGAATCTATGGATGAGGTATTCCCGCTGATTCGGAAGTATGGCGGCGTAGTGATCGGCCTTACCATTGACGAGGATGGTATTCCCCAGACAGCAGAAGGCAGAGTCAAGGTAGCAGGAAAGATCATTGAAGAGGCCGGAAAGTACGGGATAGACAAGAAGGATATCGTGATTGACGTGCTTGCCATGACCATCAGTTCGGAGCCGGAAGGAGCGAAAGTGACCCTGGATGCCTTAAAGGGCGTCAGGGAGGCTTACGGCGTCCGCACGGTTCTGGGCGTATCCAACATATCCTTTGGGCTTCCGTACCGGCCTGCGATCAATTCCAACTTTTATACCATGGCCATGCAGAACGGGCTGAGCGCGGGGATCATCAATCCCTCCTCAGAGGATATGATGCGTTCCTACTATTCCTTCTTGGCGCTTATGAACTATGACAGCAACTGCGAGGCTTATATCCGCCAGTATGGAAGCCAGCCTGTACCTCCTGCGGCATCCTCAGGTTCCAGGATGACCCTTAAGGAGGCCATTGAAAAGGGTCTCAAGGAAGAAGCGCACCATGCGACGCGGACGCTTCTAAAAGAGCAGGAGCCGCTTTCCATTATCAACCAGTATCTGATTCCGGCCCTGGACGTCGTGGGAAAAGGATTCGAGAAGGGAACCATCTTCCTTCCGCAACTTCTGATGAGCGCGGATGCAGCCAAGATCGCCTTTGCGGTGTTAAAAGACGAACTGGCGAAAAGCGGCGGGGATATGGAGAAAAAGGATAAGATCATTCTGGCCACAGTCAAGGGAGACATCCATGATATTGGCAAGAATATCGTGAAGGTGCTGCTGGAAAACTATAGTTTTGATGTGATTGATCTGGGAAAGGATGTCCCCCCTAAGACGATCGTGGAGACGGCCATCAAGGAAGAGGTAAGCCTGGTGGGCTTAAGCGCCCTTATGACCACCACTGTGACCAGCATGGAAGAGACGATCCGGCTGCTGCGGAAGCATAAGCCGGACTGTAAAGTCATGGTTGGCGGAGCCGTGCTGAACCAGGATTATGCGGATATGATCGGAGCGGACTTCTATGGCAAGGACGCCATGCAGTCCGTCTATTATGCCCAGCGCTTTTTCGGGCATGAATAG
- the spo0A gene encoding sporulation transcription factor Spo0A, whose translation MGEINVAIADDNERILDLLGEIISSDKELNLVGKANNGEDAYHLIKEKQPDVVLLDLIMPKMDGLSVMEMVGGDKDLKKQPDFIVVTAVGQERITEDAFRKGASYYIMKPFNNEMVLNRIKNANHLIRHEMKTQSAQGLKMEEAPEVNLENRVTDMIHEIGIPAHIKGYHYLRDAIIMAVEDMDVLNAITKVLYPTVAKMHQTTASRVERAIRHAIEVAWSRGKLDTLDDLFGYTVSNGKGKPTNSEFIALIADTIRLEYKNR comes from the coding sequence ATGGGAGAGATAAACGTAGCAATAGCCGACGACAATGAGAGAATTCTAGATTTGCTTGGCGAAATTATCAGCAGCGATAAAGAATTAAATCTGGTCGGAAAGGCGAACAATGGAGAGGATGCGTACCATCTGATAAAAGAAAAGCAGCCGGATGTCGTACTGCTGGATCTGATTATGCCGAAGATGGACGGATTAAGCGTGATGGAAATGGTAGGAGGTGATAAAGACTTGAAGAAACAGCCGGACTTTATTGTCGTCACGGCAGTCGGGCAGGAGCGGATCACAGAAGATGCGTTCAGGAAAGGCGCCAGCTATTACATCATGAAGCCATTCAACAACGAGATGGTCTTGAACCGGATTAAGAACGCCAATCACCTGATACGCCATGAGATGAAGACGCAATCCGCCCAGGGGCTTAAGATGGAAGAAGCGCCCGAGGTGAATCTGGAGAACCGGGTGACGGATATGATCCACGAGATTGGCATTCCGGCGCACATTAAGGGATACCACTATCTAAGGGATGCCATTATCATGGCAGTGGAGGACATGGATGTGCTCAATGCGATCACGAAGGTACTCTATCCTACGGTGGCAAAGATGCATCAGACTACGGCAAGCAGGGTAGAGCGGGCCATCAGGCATGCCATTGAGGTGGCCTGGAGCCGTGGGAAGCTGGATACCCTGGATGACCTGTTTGGCTACACGGTCAGCAATGGCAAAGGAAAGCCGACGAATTCGGAGTTTATCGCATTGATTGCAGATACGATCAGATTGGAATATAAAAACAGATAA